TTGATTTTTGGAACCTCTATGTTGCGCCGATTTATAACGAAGATAGTCGAGAAAGCTATCAAGTTCCACCAATGCCTGTTCAGGCAGAGCGCTGATTTTTTCGAGTAGCTGTTGTCGTTCTATCGTGGCTCTGTTCATCGCTAATTCCCGACACTAGATTTCCCCTATTCTATCCTGCATCTCAACTTAGGGCTAATAACAAAAAAAATGATGGGACAGGTTTATTCTGAACCGTGGTGGCAAGGCTATCTGTACATAATAATTAACAAATAAATAAGCCTTCAAATAGGAAATATCACATCTGTAATAGTTGATTTCCACAAAGCTTAAACAAAAATATTCAATTAGCCCTTTAATCCTTCCCAATCCCCAACCCAAAATCGTCTAAACTCAAACTATCCGCTAACTGCAAACATTCCATGTCTCGCTGGTTCAATATTGCTGGTCCCTGCCAAGATGATATCCACTATATGCTACCTCCAACAACACGATTACCCGATTTAGAGGAGCTAATCAAACAGCGTAGCTATTTTGTCGTTCACGCACCGCGACAAACAGGGAAAACAACGGCAATGCTAGCGTTAGCCAAACAGTTAACGGAAACTGGGCGCTACACAGCAGTCATGGTATCAGCAGAAGTGGGAAGTGCCTTTAATCATGACCCCAGTGCGGCAGAATTAGCAATTTTGGGAACTTGGCGCGATACAACTACTATCCGCTTACCGAGCAATTTACAACCAACTGCTTGGGTTTATGAAGAACCAGGACAAAGAATTAGAGCTAGCTTACAGGCTTGGGCACAGGCTTCACCCCGTCCATTGGTAATATTTATCGATGAAATCGACTCGTTACAAGACGAAACCTTAATTTCAGTTTTACGCCAGTTACGAGATGGTTATCCCAATCGTCCAGAAAATTTTCCCTTGTCTGTGGGGTTAATTGGTTTACGAGATGTGCGCGATTATAAGGTGGCATCTGGTGGAAGCGAAAGGTTAAATACAGCCAGTCCTTTTAATATTAAAGTCAGTTCCATTACCCTGAGAAATTTTAATGCTGAGGAAGTCGAAGAATTATACCAGCAACATACTCAGGAAACGGGACAATTTTTCACTCCCGAAGCAACTGAAACAGCCTTTGATTTAACCCAAGGACAACCTTGGTTAGTGAATGCTTTGGCTAAGGAAGTTGTGGAAAAACTTGTTAAAGATAGAAGTATTCCAATTACAAAAGAGCATATTTTACAAGCCAAGGAAATCTTAATTGCCCGTCAAGATACCCATCTCGACTCCCTTGCAGAAAAACTCAGAGAAAAACGAGTTAAAGATATTATCGAACCCATATTATCTGGACAAACATTAGGTGATACTCCTGCTGACGATCGCCAATATTTAATCGATTTGGGATTATTGCGACGTGATCCTGCTGGTGGACTGGTGATTTCTAACCCGATTTACCGCGAAGTCATTCCCCGTGTTTTAGTTCAAGGAACCCAAGACAGCTTACCCCACATTAGTCCCAGTTGGTTAACCCCATCGGGAGAGTTAAATAAAGAGGCTTTGCTGGAAGCTTTTATTCGATTTTGGCGACAGCATGGGGAACCATTGTTAGGTAGTGCTGTTTATCATGAAATCGCACCCCACATAGTATTAATGGCTTTTTTACATCGTGTAGTTAACGGTGGTGGCACCTTGGAAAGGGAATATGCAATTGGTAGCGACAGAATGGATTTATGTTTGCGCTACAAAAGCGTGACATTGGGAATCGAGTTAAAAGTGTGGCGTGAGAAAAAACGCGATCCCCAAACCGAAGGAATTGAGCAGTTAGAGTCCTATTTAGCACGTTTGGGTTTGAATGAAGGTTGGTTATTGATATTTGACAGACGTAAAAATGCCTTACCAATTGAAGAACGTTTGTCAACGGAAATTGTGAATACGGAAAATCAACGCGCTATTACCGTTATTCGTGCGTGAGTATAAGTAAGTTGGTGAGAATAAACCTAACCCATATTTCTCACAAAACGGTAGGGGTGGGTTCACGAGTATCTTGTGAATAATTGAAGCATATTTATAAATCCACCCTTACAGTCTCTAGACTTAGGTTTCATAAAGAGGCGTGAGAAATCGGGGGGGGTGGGGTATTTCTGTAGCTCACGAAGTTAAAATCTGCTGTAACTGTTACGGCTCAACAAAAATCACCAATAACTTTGTGTTTAATTGTATTCATAAATTTACTTTCAACCTCAATTTTATCGGAGATTTTTACTATGTGTGTCACCTGTGGATGCTCAGATGATGGTGAAGTTACTGTAACAAATATAGATAATCATCATCACCACTCAATACATAACCATGACCATGAAAATTCCCACTCTCACACCCATGTATTAGAAGATGGTACGGTAATTACTCATCATCACCACTCTCACATCCCAGAAACTGCCCAAATACACGCTCAAGTACACAGTACAACCCTATCCTTAGAACAAGATATTCTCGCCAAAAATAACTTAATCGCAGCTGAAAATCGCGGCTGGTTTAAGGGAAGAAATATCCTTGCACTCAATTTGATGAGTTCTCCTGGTGCGGGCAAAACAACTTTATTAACTCATACGATTCAGGATTTGCAAAGTCATATTCCTATCAATGTAATTGAAGGCGACCAAGAAACCTTAAATGATGCAGAAAAAATCAAAGCCACCGGTTGTAAAGTTGTCCAAATTAATACAGGTACAGGCTGTCATTTAGATGCATCAATGATAGAGAGAGGTCTAAAAGAATTACATCCTCCCCTAGATTCCGTAGTCATGATTGAAAATGTAGGTAATCTCGTTTGCCCAGCCCTCTTTGACTTAGGAGAAAATGCCAAAGTAGTGATTCTTTCTGTCACCGAAGGAGAAGATAAACCAATTAAGTATCCTCATATGTTTCGTGCTAGTCAGGTAATGGTATTGACGAAAATTGATTTGCTTCCCTACGTACAATTTGATGTAGAAAAATGTATTGCCTATGCAAAACAAGTCAATCCCCAAATCCTAATTTTTCAGGTTTCTGCTGTCACAGGTGCAGGATTACAAAATTGGTATGACTGGATAGGAAATCAGGTTGCCAGGGGACAATAAAAAATATTCCCAAATTGTGGCGACAGCATCCTTAACCCTCTAGGGATGTCTATCCCATCAGATAGTGGGCAAAAATAGTGATTCAGCTATAATTTTATACCAGGACATGGATATCATCTGATATGATTACCACTTCTGCTAATGGTTGAATCTGGAGGGGACATCTGAAATGAACGGAACAATTTCTCAATTTATCGAAGAGAATTTTTTACATTTTAATGCCGCAGCACTAGTTGATGCTGCCAAAGCCTACAAGGTGCATCTTGAGGATAACGGTAAAATGATGATTACCCTGGCTGGAGCCATGAGTACAGCTGAATTGGGTATATCTTTAGCCGAAATGATTCGACAGGATAAGGTTGATATTATTTCTTGCACAGGGGCAAACCTGGAAGAAGATATCATGAATTTGGTAGCTCATAGCCATTACAAACGGGTTCCCCACTATCGAGACTTGAGTCCCGATGATGAGTGGCAACTCCTAGAGAATGGTTTTAATCGGGTGACTGATACTTGTATTCCAGAGGAAGAGGCTTTTCGCAGAATCCAAAAGCATATTTTCAAGCAGTGGAAAGAAGCTAATGATAGTGGGGAACGGTATTTTCCCCATGAATTTATGTATAAGATGCTGCTATCTGGCGAGATGGAGCAATATTATGAAATTAATCCGAAGAATAGCTGGATGTTAGCTGCTGCTGAGAAACAGTTGCCAATTGTTTGCCCCGGTTGGGAAGATTCAACCATGGGAAATATTTTTGCCTCATACTGTATCAAGAAAGAAATTCAACCCAGCACAATGAAGTCGGGGATTGAATATATGATGTGGCTTGCTGATTGGTATAAGCAGAATTCAATGGGTAGGGGAGTCGGATTTTTCCAAATTGGTGGAGGAATTGCCGGAGATTTCCCCATTTGTGTTGTCCCGATGATGTATCAAGATTTGGAAATGACTGATACTCCATTTTGGTCTTATTTTTGCCAAATTTCCGATTCTACTACGAGCTATGGTTCCTATTCTGGTGCAGTACCCAATGAGAAAATTACCTGGGGAAAATTAGATAAGACAACACCTCGTTTTGTTGTAGAATCTGACGCGAGTATCGTTGCTCCTTTGATGTTTGCTTATATTCTTGGGCAATAATTCTTATTTAAATGCTATCCGTGGCACCTTTCTCCTTACTAAGGGGAAAGGAAGAATTTTTATTGCATCTTCATACATAATTGCTACTACTGATTCCCCATTACTCATTACTTATTACTCATTACTGATTCCCCATTTCCTAATATGACTCCTGGTTTAGAAAAAATTAAGCAAGTCTTTGAGCAAAAATATGCAACTTTTGGTATCACTTTAGAGATTGAAAATTTACGTCTGGGAGAAGTGGGAGAAATTGATGAAGATAATGGATTTTTCATAACTTACAAATATGATATTGAGGATGGGGAAGAGTATTTAGACTTATTTGTTAGTCATCGTATGACTAATGATACCCTGCGAAGGATTTATGGGGATGGGAGAGAAGAGTTGCTAGGGTGTGTGATGGAGTTTTATGTAGCGAAGAATGAAGAGTCAAAACAAGCATATTATGCACATAATCGTCAGTTTTATGATTTAGTTAAGAGCAAAGGTTTGAGTCAGTGAGCATTTTGTTCTATAGTATGGGAATTCATATTGATATAGTTTGATACAACTTGCCAACAAACCAGCCATAAATTCCCCCATGAAAAGCCAGGTTTTTGAACAATCAATTCAAATTAATGCTACAGCAACTACAGTTGAACGCTGTATCACAGACTTAAATTTAATGCATCGTTGGTTAAATCCAGCATTACGCTGTGAACCTGTGGGAGATTGGAATACAGATATTGGTGGAAAAAGTCGCTTTTTAATTCAAGTACCAATTCTGCAACCAACATTAAGTAGTACTGTTGTGGAAAGACAACCGGGGTTAGTGGTTTGGGAATTTACGGGTTATTTTCGTGGGCGCGATCGCTGGGAATGTCAACCACAAAATTCAGGTACTTTATTGATAAATCGTTTTGAATTTACCATTCCTAATTCTATCATCCGTTGGGGTTTTAAAACCTTTGCAGAGAAATGGACAAAGGAAGATATGCAGTCACAACTTCGTCGTCTCAAACGAGTTGCAGAGGAAGTACAGTTGGGTTTTTAAGGAACGAAAAATATGCTTTTTCTGTCAAGTCTGAAGGTTTGAATTAGATTGCTGTGAAAATTTCATATACAAGAAAATTTGCAGAAAACCAATAAAGTAGATATTTAAGCTAGAATGGCAGTTTGAAAATTAACAGCTTGAATTATCGCAACTATATGGAATCGGCAAAACAATATCTCCCGTCTCTTGCTATTTCTTTATTTTTGATATTGACGCAGGGTGTTCCTGCTATTGGTAGTGAAAGGATAGATGAGGGGGATGATACAAATTTAAAATTTTCTTGGCAGAGCAGAAGCATAACAAAAGATTTTCCCAAAGCAGATACATTCATCAATGATGTTAAGATTGCGGCAGAAATTAGTAATCAGCAAAATAGCAGCCTCGATACCTTAAAAATATTGGAAAAATCAATCAATATAGCGCAGAAAATTCCCGATGATGACAAAAAAAATCAGACTTTATCTGAGATAGCTGTCAAACTGGCAAAAGCTGGTGAAAAGCAACGTTCTTTACAAATATTTGACCAGTTAATTAAGTTAGTCAATCCCAAAAATTTATCGGAACGAGAAGAAGCAATACAAAATATTAGCATAAAGATGGCTCAAGCTGGTTTTGTTGATCAAGCTTTAGATTTAGGTAAGAAATCTCCCTCTAATTTAATTAAAGCACAAACTTTTAATGAGATATCCTTAATACTATTGGAAGCTGGGCAAATTTCCCAAGCGAAAAAAATATTAGAGGAGGCATTACAATATGCTCGATTAATTACGGGTAATTATTACTACGAAGCTAATGGAAGTTGTGCCAATTATAAGAATGAAGTATTATCTAAAATTGCCATTAATTTAAGTTTACAATCTCAGATTAATCAAGGATTATCAATTGCTCAAACTATTTCTAGTTGTAGCTCTGCCAGTGGTGATTATACACAGGATTATCAAGCTTGGGCGTTTCTCGGAATTTTAAATCATCTGCAACAAGTTGAACCGATAAAGCAAACTTGGTACGCATCTCAGAAAATCAGTTCTCCCGCAGAAAAAGCCCAGGTTTGGTCTAAGATAGCAATAAAAATGGTAGATTTAGGAGAAACTTCCTTTGCCTTATCTATAGGGAAAAAGCTATCTAGGGAAATTCCTCCAGTCAGAGAGATTAGCTCATATTCTGATATTAATACTTTTATAGTGAGAGAAAAAAGCTTGGTAGAAATTGGAATTAAGCTCGCACAAAAACAAAAGTTTAGTGCAGGGATGGAAATTGCTCAAACTATGATAGAAAATAAAGAATCGCTGCCAGAACTTTTGCAAGATTATTTATCTTATCCGACACCAACAAATATTGTTTTGATAGAAATAGCTAAACGGATGACAGAGGCGAAAAAATTGCCTGATGCCTTAAAAATTATCAATAATATGAGAGATAAAAATACTAAAATGATTGCACAAATTGCCGTTGCTGATGAACTGCAAAAAAGTGGGAAGAAATCTCAAGCTGCTCAAATATTTCAGGCATTATCTTTACCACAAGTACCGATAAAATTGAGTAAATACGAAGATTATCACATTTTCCATAAGATTGCAGTTGCTTTAGTGATGGCAAAACAAACTGAAAAAGCGATGCAATTGGTTAATCTCATGGGAAATGAGACTGCAAAGGAGTCTACTTTGACTGATATGGGAATGCAGCTTGCAGATTTAGGGGAAATCCCCCTCGCATTAAACTTAGTCAAAAAGCTTCCAGGTGCAGGTTCTCAACAATCAGTGAATCGTAAAATAGTTGGTAAATTGATTGAGCAAGGAAAACTTGAGCAGGCATTACAAATAACGATTTCTCAATTAGAATCTGATAGTTCACTGATCAGTCAAATAGCAGAAAAATTTGCCTCTGGAGGAAAAAAAGAGCAAGCGATCGCCACTGTGGAAAAGATTACAGATCAGGAGTCTCAAGCAAAAGCCTTCGCCGCGATCGCTCTGATGTTACGCTGAACTCTGTAACATTAACTCAACTTCATGAGTACAAACAAAACTACTTGCTAGACTTGATCCTATAGTCCGGAATTAATTACCGGGTTTGTCATCTCCACTTGGGTTATAACTGTAACACTGTGAATACTGGACTAATACCAACAATTCGTACGCCATCAAACCCCAAAACTCCCCCCCAGGATAATACTGGGAAGGGATGGCTTCGCACTCTCATTGTGACTAGCCTCAGTGTTTCTACACTAATTATTGGCATACGTCAGATGCAATGGTTACAAAGCTGGGAACTAAGTGTCTATGACCAAATGTTGCGTTTGATGCCTCCAGAGGTTCCAGATTCACGGATTCTGTTGGTGACAGTCACAGAAGCAGATTTAGCAGCCAATAACCAATCCTTGTCAGATGAGAAAATTAATCAACTACTCATCAAACTGCAATCCTATCAACCCCGTGTTATTGGTTTAGGAATTGATCGTTCTCTACAAAAAAATTTCGCCCAGGGATTACAAAAAAAAGACAATATTATTGCCACTTGTACCTTTAGTAGTATGGAGAGTCCGGAAATTCCTCCACCAAGAAATATTCCTATAGAACAAGTTGGTTATACTGATTTACTGCCCGATAATGACGGGATTCTCCGCCGCAGTTTGCTATTTGCCACATCTGACAAAGATAAGCAATGTACGACTCAATTATCTTTTGCGGCTTTACTAGCAATGAGTTACTTACAAAAGGAGAATATTGAGGCTAATTTTGTCAGTCCCCACCATCTACAAATGGTAAAGTCCCCTCAAAAAGCTGTCAAAAATAATCTCTATGCGTTAGATGCGAATTCCGGTAGTTATCAAAATATTAATGCTGAGGGTTATCAGATTCTGATTAATTACCGGAACCCGGCAAATTTTACCCAACAAGTAACTCTGACTCAGGTATTAAAAGGTGAAATTGACCCCAATTCTGTTAAGGATCGCCTAGTAATTATTGGTAGCACCATTCGCAGTATTCACCCTGGTTTATATACACCCTACACAGGAGATTCCCAGCATTCCTTGAGAATGCAGCCTGTATATATTCATACTCAAATTGCTAGCCAATTGATTAGTGCTGTACTGGATGGCAGACCCTTGATGGGCTATTGGGCAGATTGGGCAGAAGCTTTGTGGATTTGGGGTTGGTCGCTGGTGGGTGGGGTTTTAGCTTGGTGGTTAAAGTACCCTCTGCGTTTGGGTGTGGCTGATGGCATATCCGTAACAACGGTGATTTTCCTCTGTTATCTTTTATTCTTACGGGCTGTGTGGATTCCCGTAGTGCCTCCCATTCTCAGTTTAGTCCTGACTGGTTTGAGTATCATGGCTTATAATGCTTACCGTACCCAACAGCAAACTCAGATTGTTTTTCTGGAAGTAGAAAAGCAAAGACAGGCAATCGATGAGTTAAATTCCCTATTAAAAGATACGCGCATTGTCGATAAGCATTTTCACTCGGAATCGGCAATTTATAACCCGGAAAAAGCAACTGGTGATTTCATTCTCAGTGGACGTTATCAAATTACTCAAGTCTTAGGTTCTGGTGGTTTTGGTTGTACTTATTTAGCACAGGATACTCAACGTCCTGGTAATCCTACCTGTGTAGTGAAACAATTAATGCCAGCACGTAGAGATGCGAGATTTTTAGAAGTTGCTAGACGTTTATTTGATGCAGAAGCAGAAATTTTGGAAACTCTAGGTAAGCATTCCCATATTCCCGAATTGCTCGCATATTTTGAAGAGAATAATGAGTTTTATTTGGTTCAGGAATATATCCAAGGACATTCCTTAGGTGATGAATTACCTCCCTTTCAACAAATATTAGATGAAAAAGCGACGGTGGAAATTCTCAAGGGAGTATTGGAAATCCTGGTATTTGTCCATGAGCATCGAGTCATTCATCGGGATATCAAGCCCAGTAATATTATGCGTCAGAACAGCGATCGCCGTTTGGTACTGATTGATTTTGGTGCAGTCAAAACCATGCAACCAGTTACGGAAAAGACAGAATTAGCAACGATAGCAATTGGTACCAGAGGATATGCACCACCAGAACAATTTGCAGGACATCCTCGGTTGTATAGTGATATTTATGCTTTGGGAATGATTGGGGTTCAAGCAGTCACCGGTATACCTCCCCATGAGTTGTCACCAAATCCCCAAACTGGGAATGTGGAATGGCAAAAATGGACAAAAATCAATGCTGATTTAGCTGGTATCCTCGATAAGATGGTACGCTATCATTTTAGCGATCGCTACCAATCAGCTCACGAGGTTTTACAAGATTTGAAAAAAATTGGTTACTGAATCAGTTTTGGTAGCTAGAAATTTCTGCGAATCACTCCATCCCCATTTCCTATTCCTCTTTTCAAAATCGCTATGTCGCAGGGACAACAAACTACACCAACTACAATTGAAGGTATCTACGAAGTGTGTATTGGTGTCCCAGAGATCATACCCGCTTTGCAATATTGGCAGCAATTTGGTTATTACATTGGGAAGGAAGGTAAATTAGATAACGAAGCTGCCCAGCAATTATACGGTGTTAATTCCGCTCTACATTCCGTCCGTCTTTACCATCAGAATGCCGATCATGGTTTACTGCGATTGATGAAGTGGGAACGTCCGCTTAACTTGGGTTTGGGTATGGGTTCTATGAAATCTCTGGGGAATCGTTGGGCAACTACCTTAACAGGAAATATTATTAATATTCTTAACCATGGAGAAGTCGCCAAAGCCATGGGAACTGTAATTAAATATACTCAAACCTACTGGGAAGTAATTTACAACAAAGACAAAAAAAGTCGTCCTTTTGTAGAACCTGTGGTGGGGGTGCGAGAGATGATGATGTTACAACCCCTAGCAAGACAGGTTTTCTTTCAGCGATTTGGTTATGAAATGCCCCACTATGGCAGTATTGATCGTAATTCTCCCATGGAAACCAGTCAGTTTACCCACATGGGGTTAGTGATTCAAGACGATAGCAAACAAAGTCTGAAGTTTTATGAGGATGGTTTAGGTTTGCTGCGATCGCGCGATGATGTGGAGACAAGTTACGAATCTTCCCTTGCTGGGAGGGATTTTTTTCAGCTGCAACCAGGGGAAAAGTTTTTTGTCACCGCATTTGATGAACCTCGTTCCTCAGTCACGGATTGGAGTTTAGCAAGAAGTGGCAGACTATATATTATTCGCTTCCCCAGTACAGTCAAACTAGAATCCTGGTATGAATTTGCTCAACCCGGTTCTCTGGGTATGAGTTTATACACATATCGGGTGAAGGGGATGAATTACTGGTGCGATCGCGTCAAAGCACATCCTATCCAAAAGTTCACCAGCATTGCAGACAATGAATTTGGAGAACGAAGTTTTTCCTTTGTTGCACCGGATGGTTATTTTTGGAATCTCCTCGAAAGTTAGTGATGATTTTCCCAATTTGCGTGATAATCAAACAACCATTTAAACTGTAAATCACCCAACCAGGTAGGAGTCAATTTGTAAATCCCATCTCGGAGAAAACAGCCAATTGTCGATGCAGTTTGTCCTAATTTTCCCACCTGTCGAGAGGTAGTAAAAACACGAGTTACCCTAGGAGCGCGACTCTGTTCAAATTGCCGTAATAGAGATGTCATATCATCTTGATTCACCTGAATTTTCAAGATTTTTGCTAATTCAAATGCATCCTCAATTCCCATACATCCCCCTTGTCCAAGATTTGGTTGTACAGGGTGTGCAGCATCCCCAATTAAGGTGACTCTTCCCCTTCCCCATTCCTTACCCAAGGGTTGGCGATCGCAGATATTATCTTGATAAATAGTCGCACCTTCTAAGGCTTTAATAATACTCGGAATCGGTTCTCCATAATCAGCAAAGATAGACTGTAATTCTCCTAATAACTTACCCGAATTATCCTGCTGTGACTGGGATTGGGGACGATTACTAAAAGCATAAAAAGAAAAGTTACCCCTTCCCACGTCAAAAAAACCAAAGCGATTTCCCCTTCCCCATAATTCCATCCAACTATACCTATCATCCCAAGATATTTTGTGATTGGGAAAATATCCTCTCCAACACACCATCCCGCTATAAATTGCCGAAGATAAACGCTCTTCCCCTTGTAAACAAGCACGAACTTGGGAATACAAACCATCAGCACCAACTAAAATATCACCCGTTGTTGTGCTACCATCATGAAAATTAACTCTCACCCCTGTTTCTATTTCTTGAAAACCAGTAAAAGCCACACCATTTTTGACAATTCCTACAGGTAATGAGTCATAGAGAATTTTTTGTAAATCGGGTCTGAGGAGACAAACACCCAAATCTTCATCACCAATAAATTGAGGATTATTAATATACAGAGGTATTCCTTGTCGATTGAAGAAACCACCACTGAGAATTTTTCCCCCTTGCTCATAGATTTGTTGGTAAATTTTCCCTCCCCAGATAACTTGATAAACTCGCATTCCATTGCGTTGAATAAATATTCCTCCCGCTCCAGATAGCATTTCTGAAAGCTGTCGTTTCTCATATAATTCAACTTCTAACCCTGCATCTAAGCAAGCACGGGCACAAGTTAAACCCGCAATTCCTCCACCAATGATAATTACTTTTTTCTGAGGGTTAGGGTATAGCATCGGATATTTATATGCGTTTTTTGGGATAATTTACAACTACAATTAAATAAATTATCTCATCTTTTCATCATCATTACCATTGACTCGCACGGCATTTTTAGTCGGAATAATTTGAGAACCATACCTTCTAGCATAGACTTGGGTAAATTCTGCCCCGAAAAAGAGAATTTGTGCAGCATAATAAACCCACGCTAAGATTACCACCACAGAGCCAGCAGCGCCATAGGCAGAACCAAAACTGCCATTACCCAAATATTGTCCCAAGATAAATCTCCCCAAGGAAAATAACAAGGAAGTGATTCCAGCACCGACTAAAACATCACTCCATTTGATTTTCACATCCGGTAAAACTTTAAAAATTAAGCCAAATAGGAGGGTAGAAATTGTGAAACCCAAGAAGAAATTAATTAACTGCCAGATAATATCAATTCCTGGTAAAATATTCTTGAAATAACCCACTACACCTTGCAGGACACCACTGATAACCAAGGATACCAAGAGTAAAAACCCGATTCCTAACACCATTGCAAAGGATAGGAAACGATTTCTCACCATGGTTTTGACAGCACGTCCTGGTTTTGCTTGTACTTCCCAAATTGTATTTAAAGAATCTTGTAATTCGGTAAATAGTCCCGTTGCACCAAACATGAGAACAATCACACTAATAATTGAGGCGATCGCCCCTTGCTGAGGTTTATTCGCATTTTGTATAGCAGTTTGAATTACCTCAGCACCTGCACCACCAACTAAACTTTGTAATTGTGCAGCAATTGCTCCCCTCGCAGCAGCTTCGCCAAACACCGCACCTACCACCGCAATCACGATAATTAGTAAGGGCGCAATGGAAAATATCGTATAGTACGCTAAGGCAGCAGCTAACCGCGAAGCTTTATCTTTTTGCCACTCCCCAAAGGTTTCTTGTAACAAGCTCCACAATACTCGCAGATTCATTCGTTTCTTCTCCTCTCACACCGGATTACTTCTTGGACACATCCAAGAGATAACCGATGGAATTCATCCATCACATCTGCCACAAGATACTTTTACTGCGACTTGCGGGTAGAATTATGTTAATTCAGGAAGAAATAGTAAATTACCCAACTTAAAATCGACATCCCACAAAGTAGGTATCTGACTGAATACGATGCGCTTCCATCGACTCAACCACACAATAACTTGGCTCAAAGTAATTCTGATTAGTTATCACCTTACCATTTGGTAAAGTCGCCTGAACACGGTAAGAATTTTCACCACGGGTAAATACGGAAACAGCCATTTCTTGACCATTTTGCAGTTCTCCAACCTCAATCCGACCCCGCTCATGGGTAATTATCACATCGGTTAGGGGTTGACCTGACTTGTTTTTCAGTTGTACTATTGCTCCCGTAGTACGCGGTAACAGGATAGATGTTATCCCCAGAGTCATTGTCACAGTACCAATAAATACTAGTAAATAGGGTACATACTTCTTATACATATCCGAAACTCCTATTGCATTCTATCAATGGTGCGATACTGAATTGCTTCCGCAATATGGCTAACTTGTAAGTTTTCATCCCCAGCTAAATCTGCAATTGTCCTAGCTACTTTCAGGATGCGATCGCTAGCTCTGGCAGATAAACCGAGTTTCTTAATGGCATTTTCCAGTAATACCCGACTCATATCATCTAACTTACACCATCTCTGCATATGACGGCTCTGCATCTGTGCATTACAACGCAGATTTACTTCCTCTTGAAATCTCACCCTTGCCCGTTCCCTAGCTTGCAGTACCCTTTCCCTCACTACTGCGGAAGGTTCCCCCGTGGACGCTTGGGTGATTTCTTCCGGTTTCAAGCGGTTGACAGCAACTTGTAAATCGATTCTATCCATCAGGGGTCCCGATAATTTTGCCCAATATTGCTCCCTTTGGCGAGGAGAACAGGTACAGCTTTGGACAGTATCACCGTAAAAACCGCAGGGACAGGGGTTTGTACTGGCTACCA
The Calothrix sp. 336/3 DNA segment above includes these coding regions:
- a CDS encoding CHASE2 domain-containing serine/threonine-protein kinase; the encoded protein is MNTGLIPTIRTPSNPKTPPQDNTGKGWLRTLIVTSLSVSTLIIGIRQMQWLQSWELSVYDQMLRLMPPEVPDSRILLVTVTEADLAANNQSLSDEKINQLLIKLQSYQPRVIGLGIDRSLQKNFAQGLQKKDNIIATCTFSSMESPEIPPPRNIPIEQVGYTDLLPDNDGILRRSLLFATSDKDKQCTTQLSFAALLAMSYLQKENIEANFVSPHHLQMVKSPQKAVKNNLYALDANSGSYQNINAEGYQILINYRNPANFTQQVTLTQVLKGEIDPNSVKDRLVIIGSTIRSIHPGLYTPYTGDSQHSLRMQPVYIHTQIASQLISAVLDGRPLMGYWADWAEALWIWGWSLVGGVLAWWLKYPLRLGVADGISVTTVIFLCYLLFLRAVWIPVVPPILSLVLTGLSIMAYNAYRTQQQTQIVFLEVEKQRQAIDELNSLLKDTRIVDKHFHSESAIYNPEKATGDFILSGRYQITQVLGSGGFGCTYLAQDTQRPGNPTCVVKQLMPARRDARFLEVARRLFDAEAEILETLGKHSHIPELLAYFEENNEFYLVQEYIQGHSLGDELPPFQQILDEKATVEILKGVLEILVFVHEHRVIHRDIKPSNIMRQNSDRRLVLIDFGAVKTMQPVTEKTELATIAIGTRGYAPPEQFAGHPRLYSDIYALGMIGVQAVTGIPPHELSPNPQTGNVEWQKWTKINADLAGILDKMVRYHFSDRYQSAHEVLQDLKKIGY
- a CDS encoding glyoxalase/bleomycin resistance protein/dioxygenase, producing MSQGQQTTPTTIEGIYEVCIGVPEIIPALQYWQQFGYYIGKEGKLDNEAAQQLYGVNSALHSVRLYHQNADHGLLRLMKWERPLNLGLGMGSMKSLGNRWATTLTGNIINILNHGEVAKAMGTVIKYTQTYWEVIYNKDKKSRPFVEPVVGVREMMMLQPLARQVFFQRFGYEMPHYGSIDRNSPMETSQFTHMGLVIQDDSKQSLKFYEDGLGLLRSRDDVETSYESSLAGRDFFQLQPGEKFFVTAFDEPRSSVTDWSLARSGRLYIIRFPSTVKLESWYEFAQPGSLGMSLYTYRVKGMNYWCDRVKAHPIQKFTSIADNEFGERSFSFVAPDGYFWNLLES
- a CDS encoding FAD-dependent oxidoreductase codes for the protein MLYPNPQKKVIIIGGGIAGLTCARACLDAGLEVELYEKRQLSEMLSGAGGIFIQRNGMRVYQVIWGGKIYQQIYEQGGKILSGGFFNRQGIPLYINNPQFIGDEDLGVCLLRPDLQKILYDSLPVGIVKNGVAFTGFQEIETGVRVNFHDGSTTTGDILVGADGLYSQVRACLQGEERLSSAIYSGMVCWRGYFPNHKISWDDRYSWMELWGRGNRFGFFDVGRGNFSFYAFSNRPQSQSQQDNSGKLLGELQSIFADYGEPIPSIIKALEGATIYQDNICDRQPLGKEWGRGRVTLIGDAAHPVQPNLGQGGCMGIEDAFELAKILKIQVNQDDMTSLLRQFEQSRAPRVTRVFTTSRQVGKLGQTASTIGCFLRDGIYKLTPTWLGDLQFKWLFDYHANWENHH
- a CDS encoding YihY/virulence factor BrkB family protein, translating into MNLRVLWSLLQETFGEWQKDKASRLAAALAYYTIFSIAPLLIIVIAVVGAVFGEAAARGAIAAQLQSLVGGAGAEVIQTAIQNANKPQQGAIASIISVIVLMFGATGLFTELQDSLNTIWEVQAKPGRAVKTMVRNRFLSFAMVLGIGFLLLVSLVISGVLQGVVGYFKNILPGIDIIWQLINFFLGFTISTLLFGLIFKVLPDVKIKWSDVLVGAGITSLLFSLGRFILGQYLGNGSFGSAYGAAGSVVVILAWVYYAAQILFFGAEFTQVYARRYGSQIIPTKNAVRVNGNDDEKMR